From one Culex quinquefasciatus strain JHB chromosome 3, VPISU_Cqui_1.0_pri_paternal, whole genome shotgun sequence genomic stretch:
- the LOC6041974 gene encoding protein lingerer isoform X4 — MSTQVRSGGGGGGRTKSKAGKENKENAGGETDDQKQQQQQLQPKGGKATNNNSDGGTGGDKPQKGGKGTDNNSSGGGGSKGQQDKQHQQQTTTHTIKTKQPTAEQIRIAQITDIKSGMDDPKIQEKIQKLMETTQRSEEDVCCALQECDNDLDRAVIFLLETLPVGAFATTSKKKKNKSQNKEQNESAPGDGDWDNVGGNAGSGSGGGGGMNSNDSKDRRGPRTGGPGGQRLAGGPGGAGGPGGRGGRGSFRDGDRGGDRNGFDRGARGPRGPPRDGRDNGPGRGSYAGGSRGGRGGGPRVGTRGPGPRDQNRGPRMNDHQEIDAWDPVSTPSAANDLTKPEETSAFTDTWGDWDNEEYTGSLSDTKVFTPSTQAAGTTQPAQQQPQQQQAASQLPSTQSQQQSQPQQPQTAAAVVAASQQPVAVVPASVTNPTELSAPPGLEQQILNPPQPKETDLVQQYSTTVVSSTATAAAAASNTVQYPDLHPTPTAAQHLRQALEIPQINPSASLSAEQSQYFNTLSSQNSNLQASVVNSFQPSTVQYPTTYGTTSSYSDQVTGSSQQPPVRRQRARVPPPSKIPSSAVEMPGDSLNNIGYLDVQFGGLDFGTDDSFDSVSAVTDKFSTSSLEQNTSASVQLPSAVQPTVVQQPDVSDYQSKSAASVVNNLQPKSNLTSSLQSTQILPGQSDSLSASQNDSLSSSYSQRNASTVVPSSVSAGVNVNSINSTTSTLEQLTKTDPYSQSTGTNAGSGGYQNVSYSTSSQANKTSSYPSSAAPQGYNNSSYSSTQVSTNTYPASSNNYSSYNQSGVNSYQQPSSNVSSSVVPNNNSSSSVGVSTVNQSSPNLPVNNNNVSSNSSNTNTGYLSSQYPVSQTSSAFPSQQSYQNSSQNVYGNSGLNSNTGYSGSTSTSSGQYSNFSSSKLKDTPVSTQFESVASSTAVSNQQNQNSANNNNSNSVSSSSSLPNNNNSSVVSTTTKSGSGGAGSGSGSGTGTGGVVPNIPMVSPYIQPGVPFYQQPVYSYEELQMIQQRMSHVPGYYDMNYQTPTSLGAAGVRDANLGSVAYSTMSDGRFTRTDNNSSPVSNVPSTMSQQTGSGGPMLNLPYAYFYGGNVMPGGFQYGTPAIYPQQMATNATSGGQFQKPAYNSGYGTSGYDTLSQTGGQDYNKNPYPSSGGVGQQSKGQTVSNPQSAGGSGSDIAPSMYGKSHVALNKVNSYEKQSFHSGTPPPYNIAGTQTAGATSGQPYGQHLYIPTIPTHHNINMHQAMHQMDNRSFNSGSGVMRDSNSSGQRPQSNSQGKTATKQGYSPSTYWTAQN, encoded by the exons ATGAGCACACAGGTCCGTTCcggaggtggtggtggtggccgcACCAAGTCCAAGGCCGGCAAGGAGAACAAAGAGAATGCCGGCGGTGAAACCGACgaccagaagcagcagcagcaacagttgCAGCCGAAGGGCGGTAAGGCCACCAACAACAATTCGGATGGCGGCACCGGTGGCGACAAGCCACAGAAGGGCGGCAAGGGCACAGATAACAACAGCAGCGGCGGCGGTGGCTCCAAAGGACAGCAGGACaagcagcaccagcagcagaCGACCACACACACCATCAAGACAAAGCAGCCGACGGCCGAACAGATTCGCATTGCTCAAATCACAGACATCAAAAGCGGCATGGACGATCCGAAGATCCAGGAGAAGATCCAGAAGCTGATGGAGACAACGCAACGTTCGGAGGAGGATGTTTGCTGCGCCTTGCAGGAGTGTGACAACGATCTGGACCGAGCGGTCATCTTTCTGCTCGAGACACTTCCGGTCGGGGCGTTTGCCACAACgtccaagaagaagaagaataaaTCGCAGAACAAGGAGCAGAACGAGTCCGCTCCGGGTGATGGCGATTGGGACAATGTTGGCGGCAACGCTGGTTCAGGTTCCGGCGGTGGTGGCGGTATGAACTCGAACGATTCGAAGGATCGCCGTGGCCCCCGTACGGGTGGACCCGGAGGTCAGCGTCTCGCCGGAGGTCCTGGTGGTGCGGGCGGTCCTGGTGGTCGTGGAGGTCGTGGCAGTTTCCGTGATGGAGATCGTGGCGGTGATCGTAACGGTTTCGATCGGGGCGCACGTGGCCCGCGTGGTCCTCCGCGGGATGGTCGCGACAATGGTCCGGGACGTGGCAGTTACGCTGGTGGTTCGCGAGGTGGACGCGGTGGAGGTCCTCGGGTCGGAACTCGTGGTCCCGGTCCGCGGGATCAAAACCGGGGACCACGAATGAACGACCACCAGGAGATTGACGCCTGGGATCCGGTGTCGACGCCCAGTGCCGCCAATGATCTCACCAAGCCGGAGGAAACGTCTGCATTCACCGACACCTGGGGAGACTGGGACAACGAGGAGTACACCGGGTCGTTGTCGGATACCAAAGTTTTCACACCGAGTACGCAGGCGGCCGGTACGACGCAGCCAGCGCAGCAGCAGCCGCAACAGCAGCAGGCAGCCTCCCAGCTGCCGTCTACGCAATCTCAGCAGCAGTCGCAGCCGCAGCAGCCTCAGACGGCGGCAGCAGTCGTGGCCGCCTCGCAGCAGCCTGTCGCGGTCGTTCCGGCTTCGGTGACGAATCCTACGGAACTGTCTGCCCCACCGGGTTTGGAACAGCAAATTCTGAATCCACCCCAGCCGAAAGAGACTGATCTGGTGCAACAGTACAGCACCACCGTCGTGTCCAGCACGGCGACGGCGGCAGCTGCTGCCAGCAACACGGTTCAGTATCCGGATCTCCACCCAACGCCAACTGCGGCGCAGCATCTGCGACAGGCGCTGGAGATCCCGCAGATCAACCCGTCGGCGTCGCTCTCCGCGGAACAATCACAGTATTTCAATACACTATCTTCGCAGAATTCCAATCTCCAGGCGAGTGTTGTCAACTCGTTCCAACCGAGCACCGTGCAATATCCCACCACGTACGGTACGACCAGCAGCTACAGTGACCAGGTTACAGGTTCCTCCCAGCAGCCTCCGGTTCGACGGCAGCGGGCGCGAGTTCCACCGCCGTCGAAGATTCCGTCAAGTGCCGTCGAAATGCCGGGAGACAGCCTCAACAACATTGGCTATCTGGACGTGCAGTTCGGTGGTCTCGACTTTGGCACGGACGATTCGTTCGATAGCGTGTCGGCCGTTACGGACAAGTTCAGCACCAGCAGTCTGGAGCAGAACACGTCCGCGTCGGTGCAGCTTCCGTCGGCGGTCCAACCCACCGTCGTCCAGCAGCCGGATGTCAGCGACTACCAGAGCAAGTCTGCGGCCAGCGTCGTCAACAACCTGCAGCCCAAGTCCAATCTCACCAGCAGCTTACAGAGCACGCAGATTTTGCCCGGTCAAAGCGATTCGCTGTCGGCGTCCCAGAACGACAGCCTGTCCAGCAGTTACTCGCAGCGTAACGCCTCCACCGTTGTTCCTTCGTCCGTGAGTGCTGGGGTGAACGTCAACTCCATCAACAGCACCACGTCAA CGCTAGAACAACTCACCAAGACTGATCCCTATAGTCAGTCCACCGGAACGAACGCAGGTTCTGGCGGATATCAAAACGTCTCGTACTCCACCTCGTCGCAGGCGAACAAAACATCCTCGTATCCATCGTCGGCTGCGCCGCAAGGATACAACAACTCCAGCTATTCTAGCACACAG GTGTCCACCAACACGTATCCCGCATCGTCCAACAACTACAGCTCGTACAACCAGAGTGGCGTCAACTCGTACCAGCAGCCCAGCAGCAACGTGTCGAGCAGTGTCGTGCCCAACAACAACTCGAGCAGTTCGGTGGGTGTGTCCACGGTGAACCAGTCCAGCCCGAACCTGCccgtcaacaacaacaatgttAGCAGTAACAG TTCGAACACCAACACCGGCTACCTGTCGAGCCAGTACCCGGTCAGTCAGACGTCGTCGGCCTTCCCGTCGCAGCAGAGCTACCAAAACAGCTCGCAGAACGTGTACGGAAACTCGGGACTCAACAGTAATACCGG CTACTCTGGCAGTACGAGCACCTCCTCCGGACAGTACAGTAACTTTAGCAGTTCGAAGCTAAAGGACACGCCCGTGTCGACGCAGTTTGAAAG TGTGGCCTCCAGCACGGCGGTTTCGAACCAGCAGAACCAGAACAgcgccaacaacaacaacagcaacagcgtGTCGAGTTCGTCATCGTtgcccaacaacaacaacagctccGTAGTATCCACGACAA CTAAATCGGGCAGTGGCGGTGCGGGTAGTGGTAGCGGTAGTGGCACTGGAACCGGTGGTGTTGTGCCCAACATACCGATGGTCAGCCCGTACATTCAGCCGGGCGTGCCGTTCTACCAGCAGCCCGTTTACTCTTACGAAGAGCTGCAAATGATTCAGCAGCGTATGTCACATGTGCCTGGATACTACGATATGAACTACCAAACGCCGACGAGTCTCGGTGCGGCCGGTGTGCGCGACGCTAACCTCGGTTCCGTCGCGTACTCGACCATGTCCGATGGTCGGTTCACTCGGACCGACAACAACTCGTCTCCTGTTAGTAACGTCCCAAGTACCATGTCACAACAAACAGGGTCTGGTGGTCCTATGTTGAACCTGCCATACGCTTATTTTTACGGCGGTAATGTGATGCCCGGCGGCTTCCAATATGGCACCCCAGCAATATATCCT CAACAAATGGCGACGAATGCGACGTCGGGAGGACAGTTCCAGAAACCGGCGTACAACAGTGGCTACGGAACAAGTGGATATGACACGCTGAGCCAAACCGGCGGCCAGGATTACAACAAAAACCCGTACCCGTCGTCGGGCGGCGTTGGCCAACAGTCCAAGGGACAGACTGTCTCCAATCCACAATCGGCGGGAGGAAGTGGCTCTGATATTGCGCCCTCGATGTATGGCAAAAGCCATGTTGCGCTAAATAAAGTCAAT TCGTACGAGAAACAATCGTTTCACTCTGGCACACCGCCCCCCTACAACATAGCCGGAACACAGACTGCGGGTGCGACGTCCGGCCAGCCCTACGGACAGCATCTCTATATTCCGACGATACCGACGCACCACAACATCAACATGCATCAGGCAATGCATCAG
- the LOC6041974 gene encoding protein lingerer isoform X3, producing the protein MPEGYIVNTSVYIAEMSTQVRSGGGGGGRTKSKAGKENKENAGGETDDQKQQQQQLQPKGGKATNNNSDGGTGGDKPQKGGKGTDNNSSGGGGSKGQQDKQHQQQTTTHTIKTKQPTAEQIRIAQITDIKSGMDDPKIQEKIQKLMETTQRSEEDVCCALQECDNDLDRAVIFLLETLPVGAFATTSKKKKNKSQNKEQNESAPGDGDWDNVGGNAGSGSGGGGGMNSNDSKDRRGPRTGGPGGQRLAGGPGGAGGPGGRGGRGSFRDGDRGGDRNGFDRGARGPRGPPRDGRDNGPGRGSYAGGSRGGRGGGPRVGTRGPGPRDQNRGPRMNDHQEIDAWDPVSTPSAANDLTKPEETSAFTDTWGDWDNEEYTGSLSDTKVFTPSTQAAGTTQPAQQQPQQQQAASQLPSTQSQQQSQPQQPQTAAAVVAASQQPVAVVPASVTNPTELSAPPGLEQQILNPPQPKETDLVQQYSTTVVSSTATAAAAASNTVQYPDLHPTPTAAQHLRQALEIPQINPSASLSAEQSQYFNTLSSQNSNLQASVVNSFQPSTVQYPTTYGTTSSYSDQVTGSSQQPPVRRQRARVPPPSKIPSSAVEMPGDSLNNIGYLDVQFGGLDFGTDDSFDSVSAVTDKFSTSSLEQNTSASVQLPSAVQPTVVQQPDVSDYQSKSAASVVNNLQPKSNLTSSLQSTQILPGQSDSLSASQNDSLSSSYSQRNASTVVPSSVSAGVNVNSINSTTSTLEQLTKTDPYSQSTGTNAGSGGYQNVSYSTSSQANKTSSYPSSAAPQGYNNSSYSSTQVSTNTYPASSNNYSSYNQSGVNSYQQPSSNVSSSVVPNNNSSSSVGVSTVNQSSPNLPVNNNNVSSNSSNTNTGYLSSQYPVSQTSSAFPSQQSYQNSSQNVYGNSGLNSNTGYSGSTSTSSGQYSNFSSSKLKDTPVSTQFESVASSTAVSNQQNQNSANNNNSNSVSSSSSLPNNNNSSVVSTTTKSGSGGAGSGSGSGTGTGGVVPNIPMVSPYIQPGVPFYQQPVYSYEELQMIQQRMSHVPGYYDMNYQTPTSLGAAGVRDANLGSVAYSTMSDGRFTRTDNNSSPVSNVPSTMSQQTGSGGPMLNLPYAYFYGGNVMPGGFQYGTPAIYPQQMATNATSGGQFQKPAYNSGYGTSGYDTLSQTGGQDYNKNPYPSSGGVGQQSKGQTVSNPQSAGGSGSDIAPSMYGKSHVALNKVNSYEKQSFHSGTPPPYNIAGTQTAGATSGQPYGQHLYIPTIPTHHNINMHQAMHQMDNRSFNSGSGVMRDSNSSGQRPQSNSQGKTATKQGYSPSTYWTAQN; encoded by the exons CTACATTGTAAATACATCTGTATATATAGCGGAGATGAGCACACAGGTCCGTTCcggaggtggtggtggtggccgcACCAAGTCCAAGGCCGGCAAGGAGAACAAAGAGAATGCCGGCGGTGAAACCGACgaccagaagcagcagcagcaacagttgCAGCCGAAGGGCGGTAAGGCCACCAACAACAATTCGGATGGCGGCACCGGTGGCGACAAGCCACAGAAGGGCGGCAAGGGCACAGATAACAACAGCAGCGGCGGCGGTGGCTCCAAAGGACAGCAGGACaagcagcaccagcagcagaCGACCACACACACCATCAAGACAAAGCAGCCGACGGCCGAACAGATTCGCATTGCTCAAATCACAGACATCAAAAGCGGCATGGACGATCCGAAGATCCAGGAGAAGATCCAGAAGCTGATGGAGACAACGCAACGTTCGGAGGAGGATGTTTGCTGCGCCTTGCAGGAGTGTGACAACGATCTGGACCGAGCGGTCATCTTTCTGCTCGAGACACTTCCGGTCGGGGCGTTTGCCACAACgtccaagaagaagaagaataaaTCGCAGAACAAGGAGCAGAACGAGTCCGCTCCGGGTGATGGCGATTGGGACAATGTTGGCGGCAACGCTGGTTCAGGTTCCGGCGGTGGTGGCGGTATGAACTCGAACGATTCGAAGGATCGCCGTGGCCCCCGTACGGGTGGACCCGGAGGTCAGCGTCTCGCCGGAGGTCCTGGTGGTGCGGGCGGTCCTGGTGGTCGTGGAGGTCGTGGCAGTTTCCGTGATGGAGATCGTGGCGGTGATCGTAACGGTTTCGATCGGGGCGCACGTGGCCCGCGTGGTCCTCCGCGGGATGGTCGCGACAATGGTCCGGGACGTGGCAGTTACGCTGGTGGTTCGCGAGGTGGACGCGGTGGAGGTCCTCGGGTCGGAACTCGTGGTCCCGGTCCGCGGGATCAAAACCGGGGACCACGAATGAACGACCACCAGGAGATTGACGCCTGGGATCCGGTGTCGACGCCCAGTGCCGCCAATGATCTCACCAAGCCGGAGGAAACGTCTGCATTCACCGACACCTGGGGAGACTGGGACAACGAGGAGTACACCGGGTCGTTGTCGGATACCAAAGTTTTCACACCGAGTACGCAGGCGGCCGGTACGACGCAGCCAGCGCAGCAGCAGCCGCAACAGCAGCAGGCAGCCTCCCAGCTGCCGTCTACGCAATCTCAGCAGCAGTCGCAGCCGCAGCAGCCTCAGACGGCGGCAGCAGTCGTGGCCGCCTCGCAGCAGCCTGTCGCGGTCGTTCCGGCTTCGGTGACGAATCCTACGGAACTGTCTGCCCCACCGGGTTTGGAACAGCAAATTCTGAATCCACCCCAGCCGAAAGAGACTGATCTGGTGCAACAGTACAGCACCACCGTCGTGTCCAGCACGGCGACGGCGGCAGCTGCTGCCAGCAACACGGTTCAGTATCCGGATCTCCACCCAACGCCAACTGCGGCGCAGCATCTGCGACAGGCGCTGGAGATCCCGCAGATCAACCCGTCGGCGTCGCTCTCCGCGGAACAATCACAGTATTTCAATACACTATCTTCGCAGAATTCCAATCTCCAGGCGAGTGTTGTCAACTCGTTCCAACCGAGCACCGTGCAATATCCCACCACGTACGGTACGACCAGCAGCTACAGTGACCAGGTTACAGGTTCCTCCCAGCAGCCTCCGGTTCGACGGCAGCGGGCGCGAGTTCCACCGCCGTCGAAGATTCCGTCAAGTGCCGTCGAAATGCCGGGAGACAGCCTCAACAACATTGGCTATCTGGACGTGCAGTTCGGTGGTCTCGACTTTGGCACGGACGATTCGTTCGATAGCGTGTCGGCCGTTACGGACAAGTTCAGCACCAGCAGTCTGGAGCAGAACACGTCCGCGTCGGTGCAGCTTCCGTCGGCGGTCCAACCCACCGTCGTCCAGCAGCCGGATGTCAGCGACTACCAGAGCAAGTCTGCGGCCAGCGTCGTCAACAACCTGCAGCCCAAGTCCAATCTCACCAGCAGCTTACAGAGCACGCAGATTTTGCCCGGTCAAAGCGATTCGCTGTCGGCGTCCCAGAACGACAGCCTGTCCAGCAGTTACTCGCAGCGTAACGCCTCCACCGTTGTTCCTTCGTCCGTGAGTGCTGGGGTGAACGTCAACTCCATCAACAGCACCACGTCAA CGCTAGAACAACTCACCAAGACTGATCCCTATAGTCAGTCCACCGGAACGAACGCAGGTTCTGGCGGATATCAAAACGTCTCGTACTCCACCTCGTCGCAGGCGAACAAAACATCCTCGTATCCATCGTCGGCTGCGCCGCAAGGATACAACAACTCCAGCTATTCTAGCACACAG GTGTCCACCAACACGTATCCCGCATCGTCCAACAACTACAGCTCGTACAACCAGAGTGGCGTCAACTCGTACCAGCAGCCCAGCAGCAACGTGTCGAGCAGTGTCGTGCCCAACAACAACTCGAGCAGTTCGGTGGGTGTGTCCACGGTGAACCAGTCCAGCCCGAACCTGCccgtcaacaacaacaatgttAGCAGTAACAG TTCGAACACCAACACCGGCTACCTGTCGAGCCAGTACCCGGTCAGTCAGACGTCGTCGGCCTTCCCGTCGCAGCAGAGCTACCAAAACAGCTCGCAGAACGTGTACGGAAACTCGGGACTCAACAGTAATACCGG CTACTCTGGCAGTACGAGCACCTCCTCCGGACAGTACAGTAACTTTAGCAGTTCGAAGCTAAAGGACACGCCCGTGTCGACGCAGTTTGAAAG TGTGGCCTCCAGCACGGCGGTTTCGAACCAGCAGAACCAGAACAgcgccaacaacaacaacagcaacagcgtGTCGAGTTCGTCATCGTtgcccaacaacaacaacagctccGTAGTATCCACGACAA CTAAATCGGGCAGTGGCGGTGCGGGTAGTGGTAGCGGTAGTGGCACTGGAACCGGTGGTGTTGTGCCCAACATACCGATGGTCAGCCCGTACATTCAGCCGGGCGTGCCGTTCTACCAGCAGCCCGTTTACTCTTACGAAGAGCTGCAAATGATTCAGCAGCGTATGTCACATGTGCCTGGATACTACGATATGAACTACCAAACGCCGACGAGTCTCGGTGCGGCCGGTGTGCGCGACGCTAACCTCGGTTCCGTCGCGTACTCGACCATGTCCGATGGTCGGTTCACTCGGACCGACAACAACTCGTCTCCTGTTAGTAACGTCCCAAGTACCATGTCACAACAAACAGGGTCTGGTGGTCCTATGTTGAACCTGCCATACGCTTATTTTTACGGCGGTAATGTGATGCCCGGCGGCTTCCAATATGGCACCCCAGCAATATATCCT CAACAAATGGCGACGAATGCGACGTCGGGAGGACAGTTCCAGAAACCGGCGTACAACAGTGGCTACGGAACAAGTGGATATGACACGCTGAGCCAAACCGGCGGCCAGGATTACAACAAAAACCCGTACCCGTCGTCGGGCGGCGTTGGCCAACAGTCCAAGGGACAGACTGTCTCCAATCCACAATCGGCGGGAGGAAGTGGCTCTGATATTGCGCCCTCGATGTATGGCAAAAGCCATGTTGCGCTAAATAAAGTCAAT TCGTACGAGAAACAATCGTTTCACTCTGGCACACCGCCCCCCTACAACATAGCCGGAACACAGACTGCGGGTGCGACGTCCGGCCAGCCCTACGGACAGCATCTCTATATTCCGACGATACCGACGCACCACAACATCAACATGCATCAGGCAATGCATCAG